The Salvelinus fontinalis isolate EN_2023a chromosome 32, ASM2944872v1, whole genome shotgun sequence nucleotide sequence TTCCTAATCCATGGCTCTTTCTCAATGAATCTTTTCTTGATTTCTGGCATTCtcaccttctcaaaacccattggataagTTCTGACGGGAAGGGCCTTAGACATTCTCCAACACAGTTGAGAAGGCAAGGAGAGAGAACGCAATAGTCGAGGAAAAACTAATTTGAGAAAGAGGCCCAGACTGCTCCGTTTGTCCCATACCTCCTTGGAATCGGCGATCCTCTCGAAGTAGACGAAGGCGAAGCCACGGGAGCGCCCGGTGCGCTGGTCATAGACAACATTAACCCCAGCCAAAGGGCCGTACCGGCCAAATACCTCCCTCAGGTCCTTCTCCGTGGTGTACAAGCTCAGTCCAAACACCCCCAGACACTGGTTGGGGTCAGGGTTCGCCTGGAGGTCAAAGGGATCAGAGTTCACAGCAGCTGATATGAACATTACCAGCCACTAGGTGTAGCATACAATCTCTGCCCTCACACTCTTCATCTCAGCCACACACACGAGAGGCATAAATGTGACCATACTGCCAAACCACAGGCATTGCATGCTGTGGCCCACTGCGTTAAAACACTATGTAGAATGCAGAAGGCATCACGGTAAGAAGATGTACATACCCTGGCATCCTCACCACCTCCTGCTCCCTGACTGAATGTCTCTTTTCGGAAGTCATGGCTCTATTGACAAAGAGAGGGATGGTTAATAAAAGGGGTTATTAAATACACCACATTCTGTTTCCTGTAACAAACAAtacaggaggggtcaggacagGAGCAGCATAGGAATACTAACTGGTAAATGAACGTGCTACCTATACATCAAACATTCCTATCAAACTACGTACACACACCTTAATCAAATCCCATAAAGCAGCTGCAAGCCATTAAACACACCTGACAATTGTATTTTCTATACAACACAGCGGTCCCTCTACCACAGGGTTTCCCAACCGTCTTCTTGGTAACCAGCAGATGTTTAACATATCCGTTGTATCCCTAAACTGGCCCACCTGGTTTGACTAGTTAACTTATTCAACAAGCCCTTGACTAGTTGAATAAGGTGTGCCAGTTTAGGGCTACAACAAATATCTGAAACGTCAGGTGGTTACAGAGAAGGTTGGGAAGTACTTCTCTACCCCCATCAGCAGCCAGACCCTGACCTGTCACTCACCCTGCTGCTGGGGCGGCGGCGGTTAGGCGATGCACTCTGGCTCTTCTTCTTCCGGTATTCCGGGCTGTAGGAGCGGGACTTCTTCCGGTTGGAGGGGGAGCGAGAGCGGCTGTACCGGCGGTTAGAGTGCCTACGAGAGTGAGACCTGGAGAAAGAATTTAGTGTCAAATTATGCAAAGCACAATTTGACATTACCCTTCACAAAGAGAATGGAATCAATGAGATAGGAAGTGGGGGTTCCAATAACAGGAagacagactcacctggacttagAGCGGGACCGAGACTCTGAGTGTTTGGCAACCCGGGATGGGCTTGGGGAGCCGGATCTGCTCTCCGACTTGACCCGAACAGGACTGCCACGGTCCGATTTGGATGGGGAGCGAGAGTCCTAATGTTACAGTAACCGCGTGTTAAAAAGGCCCCCTCTTacttacacacacaggaacagacaAGCAACTGTTCAAAGTCAGACATACACAACTAGAGCACATACACTGTGGAGGAAAAGGTTAGCGCTCCACCACGTCTATTACAAGTGATAGAGAAAGGAGAAAAAAAGTCCTTCAATTGGAATAATAATTTGCTAGAACCCTGTTATAATGTTAACAAATGCCATGTCTCGTTTCTACTACCTGGGTCAAACTAAAGTCATCATGCATGTTTTATCTATAGAAAGGGAGCATAGTAGTGTAAAGACACTTggaacatatactgtacatttactTAACCTAGGGATACATTCATTCTTTCTTCCAGTTTCTTTATATACTCTACTTCCTTCTCTCAGGAATTCTACTGTTCTTCGTCGTTCTTCTTTTTTCAGTTTTCATTTTCTGATTCCGGGTTCTCTCTTCCCCAAATAGAAACAATTTTCACCTTTAGTCATACATACTGCAAGCGCTTCTATATCTGAACACCAATCTTCCAGTTTCATAGATTTTTCCCCTTCCCACATCTATGTTCTGCTCTGTAACTGTTTTTCATAAGGCTTCGTTTATTCTTGGATATTTTCTTCCACATTCTTGGATAAAACTCTTCAAATCCTTCACGATCATTAACCTTAATGAAAAAAGAACATTTAATAAAATTAAAGATCATGAATTTATAGAAAAATAAGATCTTTCGTTAAATAATAATGTATACAGTATTTGTAGCAGGACAAGTACTTGACTTGCAGAAATGTTGTATTACCCTGCATCTCAGAAGGGTTCAGTGATGATGACTACAACTTTTCAAGAGAGGTACACTGCAATACATCGTTTTTTTCTTTTCTGCAATAAATAGTTGTAGCACACGGAGTAAATTAACATTGTGAGGTAACAGTTGTGTCTCACCACTAGTTACCTCTAACTTACTTAACTACACCACAGGAAGCTCCGATTGCAACTTACTATTGCGACAAAGGCTTCCACCAAACTTACCTGGGAGCTAGCTAGAACCTAGcaacagctaacgttagttagcgtaTCTGTGTAACGTGTATAACGTTGCATTTTCGATACCGGTAGCGTCATGTCCGATAACGTCGTTAGCCACTTAGCTAGGgaagttagcttgctagctattgTATTGTTCAGCTGGCAACAAATAGCGAAAGGTAACGTTAGGTAGGTAGCTAATCTGTTTAATTTTGAAGAATAATGTTGAGTTCATCTCGTTATCCCAGCAATCTTACAATTGTGTGAGTTACATTTTAACTTGTAATCTAGCTACTTTTTATTTTAAATTACCAACTCAACTcgcaaattagctagcaagtaacAGCGTTAACTTACTAACGAATAAACTGATAACAAccgtaactagctaacgttagctagctatatcaGCAAAAGAGAGGAACGATAAGACATTATTTTGGTTTCCGTTGCACGTTAATACTTACTCGTCCATCAAAGTGTCCATCCTCTAAATCACTCATTTTGTAATTAGAATAGCTAACGATATAGCTCGCTACGTTTTCAGACAAAATAATAGCTTCCTCCTTTGTGCTTCTCTTTCTCGCGGTGTAACAAGATGGCGGACTGCAGTTTGTTTATAACCTGAAGACTGTGCCTACGTCATCGTGATTTCTGCCACGCCTTTTTGATACTGATGGCAGTTTCATAGTAGTTCATCCAAATGCAAGTGAAGATCTTGTAGGCCTATGAATGACAATCAACTGAGAATCTTGACTAGCCAAATGATCGTTAATCATTGTGTACTAACTCctcgtgttattatttttctattatttctattTTTTTCCCTCAGCATTGTTGGTAAGTAAGCATTGCACTGTTAGTCTAAACCGGTTGTTTATGAagcaaaatcaaattgtattagtcacatgcgccgactacaactggtgtagaccttagtgaaatgcttacttatgagcacCTAACTAACaaagcagtaaaaaaaaaaaaaaaaagtacattttttaaaaagcatgtgacaATTACAATTTgagatcaaattgtattggtattACATATTGGTATATGGTATTACAAGTGTTCCATTGCTGTATGACCCAGATGGTCATCAAATGTGTACCATAGTAAGCCATTCCAACTCTACCCATTTGACCGTTGATGGATATTTGTCTCTGTTTTGAATACAAAACCCAAGAAATAGGAACAGGAAAATAGTACACAATGCAAACATCAGTCAGATAAGACACATTTCAGATAAGTATTTTACTAAGCATTTCATATCACCTCATTTGATTCTCAGGGTCTAATGAATACGTGAAATAATTAAAAAGGGTCAAATTATCACATGGATTGACTGAACAAGGTTGCAACCAGTTGGGAATCTCATCCAGTCATTCACACGAGCAAGATTAAATAGGGAGTGGAATAGCTATCCTTAGAAGTGCTATTCAACTATACTGTTATGGGGtcaatttacatttttgtcacaCTCCCTTCCAACATAGAGAGGAACAGAAGGCACGACCATGTTCCAGAGAGTATTCACTTTCAGGAATTGGACATAATAGCTTATAGCCCAAACGGCAGAGCCAAATTCATATTAAGAAATGTAATTCAACATGCCACATTGGCTTCAGAAAACACCCAAAACATGTTTAACAGAGTTAAatcaaatttgtcacatgcgccaaatacaacagatgtatttccgtgaaatgcttacttacaagcccttaaccaacaatgcagttcaagaaatagagttaagaatatataaactaaataaacaaaagtaaaaaatacaATAAGTAACacaaaattacataacaataatgagtcaatgtgcgggtgtacaggttagtcgaggtaatttgtacacgcAGGTTGCAGCAGTATAAAAACAAAGGgggttcaatgtaaatagtccgggtggccatttgattaattgttcagcagtcttgtagcttgagggtagaagctgtaaaGAAACCTtttagacctagacttggtgctccggtacggcttgccgtgcggtagctgagagaacagtctatgacttgggtgactggagcctttgacaattttttgggccttcctctgaaaatgtgtttttgtgccctcttcacgactgccttggtgtgtttggaccatgatagtttgttggtgatgtggacaccaaggaacttgaaactctcgacccgctccactacagccctgcctgttcggccctccttttcctgtagtccacaataatctcattGTTTTGCGTGTTTGattatatttgttttcttctACCATTCCTTGCTTGCAAAGTACTAGGATGTCGTCtctggttttgaatctgaattGAGGGAACTGAATCTGAGAAGTTGAATATGAAACTTTGGTCAACTTGAAATTATAGTTTGTAAACTTGATAGACAATGAATGCAATATTTACCATATTGATACTGAATTTGAATTCAATTGAATGAATGCAATATTAATTCAATTCACTTTCAAATCATGAAATACAAGTTAAATTTATGAATTATTCAATTTGTCCATTACAAATTCAAAAAGATTGCCTTCAAATTCAATAtctaaatgtaaataaaaaaacattgattATAAATCATTTTTGCTGGCACTGAAATCGCTCCAAACAGAAGTCCATGTGTCATTGCGATTCTTGATGGCCAGATAGCTCGCAACAATGACAATTAACTACCATGTGGGGAACGGTGACTAGTTTCAGCTAGTTTTaccttgttcttgataccatgtcttgctTTGAGGTGTTTTCACTGTCAcatctatgctaatatggctcaaattcgctagctagctaaccaacaactgtaactatgcatttgagagacaagtgctcattgttcAACTTTATTTATGcatttaataaacattgtaaactATTGTGCACATGGCAGTTTTGTTAAAACTACAAAACCATCTATTAAAAATATAATTTGAGATCTCATGTATCCTCCTGGGTTCCAGTCGGTTTCTGCTTTGGCCAACTTGCCATTGTCTTGTCAAACAAGGGTGCTGTGTGAAGTTGCTCCTGAATGCTGATCTTGGGTTTTGCTtaaaccaatccaatgcttttaaatccaTGACAGGGAGTGTTCAAGTGCACGCTTCTGAAACAGTGGAGAGTCTAGTTGCAGCCCATGTTCTTGTATTAAAGGGGTAAGTAAGCGTGTGCCATAGAAAGGCACTCCCATAAGTAAAAAAACACAAAGATTGGGCTAGCCCACTATCTTTTAGGGCTTCCCCAAACAGTCACTGTGTAATGTGATCTCAGACTAAAGGAACTGATATGTGTAAGCAATAGGCAAGCAACTCCCCCAGAGGGCTACATTGAGACAAAAGCATGTTGTACATTGATTGGGATAGGAGTTTTTACTGGTCAGGTCAAAAAAAAACCTGGTCCTAACCATTCAGATCTGCAAAGGGAAATCGACAAAGATTAACAGTCTGGGTAGTGACAAAGAGGGGAGTTGGAGTTGGAATTGGGCAATAGCAATCACTTGGTCATTATCCGCTTATTGAGTTACATTCGACATGTTATACACATACTCTAAAATCAAGCTTTCAAGGAGAGTGCAAATAACATTCTTTGGATCATCACTTTATCCTTTTAAAGTCTACGGTACAACggctaaattattattatttaactgTTTTATTTGATTTCTCCCACACACACCAGGAACTGCTGCAAACTGCAAAATATTTCCCAAACTACCATGAGAACATTTTTTAGTTCAGCATTCTGATATGGATGGGATTAGAAGCAGTATTGCAAATTCGCAGGCAGTATGTCCGAGTTAAGTCATATCCGGGTGGGAGTGTCATTCACATTCAGCATCATCAAGCTTCCTTGAAGACACTACAGAGTATATACGTTTGTCTATTTCCTCTACTATTGTTGAGGCTATGTTGTTGCCCACAGACATCGTCAAAGACATCCGCAGCTTGTAGACCCATCCATGATGAAACCATTAAAAAAGGGAAGCTAAAATTCAAGCCTAAGAGAGTCCATGACTAAAAGTATTAAAAAAGGTGCTAAAATGTCTTCGCAAAAAAATTGAAATCAGCCATATAGTTATTGGAAATGAACAGGCAGTCAGTCCTCTCTCAGGGTTAGGTTTAAATGATTTggaatatatatatctatatctttcCTTGCTCCCTTGAGATAATCACTGATCTGTAAATGAATAGACAAGTGAAATGAGAGTTACCACCCTACCAACCTTATTAGATCAGTGACCATCTTAGGAAGAAAGGATGCACTTGTAAAGTACTTGAACAGGGCCTCAATCGCTACCCAACCTACTATACCCCTGGCCGAGGTCTGTTGGGTGTGTGAGGAGGGATGCGAGCGGTTTCCAGGCGGTGGTTGCCTGGCGTGTCCTGCTTGGTGGCTTTGTGTAAGGCAACTGGAGCTGAGGCCAGGGCACCCACTGCAAGATGGGAGGAGTTAGTCACTGAAGTGTTGGCCACCAGCTCAATCTTCCCCTCCAGCTTGACCAGGCGCGTCAGGATGTCGTCCAACAACACCGCTATGGTCCTCTTCagatcagctgtgtgtgtgtgtgtgtgtgtgtgtgtgtgtgtgtgtgtgtgtgtgtgtgtgtgtgtgcgcgtacgtgagagaaagagagaataaaaATATTAAACAATGTTAGGTTCAAGTAGAATGTTGTAAGTAGTTTTGTTTAAGTAGTAGATGAGTGTTTCCTCATTTCCAGCGCCACAACAAAATACTAAATGGTGGCTTCTGGACTTTTCTCTAGCTCTAAAGCAACCCTCACCGTAACCAGCCATGGAGGTGCCCTGCGGTCCTCCCGGTGCGTTCTGGTTCTCCTCGGTGAGCACCTTGACATAGCGCCGGCTCAGCTCCAGGATCTGTTGATGCAGCTCGCCACTGCTCTGGTGGTGTGGCTGCTGCCCGGTGTAGAGCAGAAACATGAACCCCCACACCAGCCCCATGATGATCAGCAGCACGCTCAGCTTCTGGGACATGTTCCTCCCCAGCATGGTACTGGGGCTGGATGTGGGGCTGGGCCAGGGGAGAGGGGTAGGGGTCTGGGGGATAGAGGGTGGGACTGGAAGAACAGGGTTGGGAGAGGGGCTTGGGGCTGGTACTGGGTCTGGAGATGGCTGGTTTTAGGAAAGAAAGGAGAGGGATCTGGAGACAAAGGGTTAAGCGTTTGGGGCTAGTAGTGTGTGGAGCTCAGGCTAGTCAAAATAATGACACAGGGCTAAGGGGTTAGGACTGGGAGATATAGGGCTGGGTTTGGAGGAGTAGAACACTATACAAACCTAGCAGCCAACCATGGGGCCCAAACCTGGCAGTCAACCATGGGGCCCAAACACATACATAGCTGCCTGAGTCATTCAGAGAGGGAGaatctgaaagagagagaaagaaacaggtgAGTCATCCGTGTCATGTTTCAATCTGTGGAGAATCTATGACACCAAGACACACTCAATCAGAAATCTGGGCCGGGTTCAGAAGGGCACATCAATGTTGTGGAACGTACTTCAGAAAGAAAGCACTGTGTAGAACAAACGTCTTTGAcagggaggtagcctagtggttaagagcgttgggccagtaacaaaaAGGTAGctgtttgaatccccgagccgagtgggtgaaaaatctgtccagaaaggcacttaaccctaattgcccctgtaagtctctctggataagagcgtctactaaatgactaaaatgtaagtaATCATGAGTATGGAAGAAACAACTCTGTTAATGGCATTTTTATCTGTATTGCACCACTCATGAGGCTGTTTAGAAATAAATGAATGTAGTAGAACTTAACTGATGCTCTGTTGTGCTGACTTGGAATTCATGACAGCCGCTCTATACATTATATTTAGCCTACATCCTAAATGTTTCTCCCTATTGCATAAACCCCTGGCCTAGATCTATGGATTctgaacatacaagtattagacaccattttaaaagataaacttctcattaatccaaccacggtgtccgatttcaaaaaggcttttcggcgaaagcacaacatatcattatgttaggtcagcaactagtcacagaaagcatacagacatattccaaccaaagagaggagtcacaaaaagcagaaatagagataaaatgaatcactaacctttgatattcttcatcagatgacactcccgggacaacatgttacacaatacatgtatgttttgtttgatcaagttcatatttatatccaaaaacctccgtttacatttggctttgcctccaaaacatcccgtgaatttgcacagagccacatcaatttccagaaatactcataaaatttgataaaagatacaagtgttattcacagttttttgatgctagtggttctattaatttgggatctatcgcatcccacaactgtcccagactatgtttggaatatttatttctcgcacagaataggctgacctttgtactatgggggatagtagattgacataggctagtgttcTTGCTgttcttcaatatgcacctcggaattggataaggacccGCGCGGCTGCGTCCCCAATGTGTACGTCTTCACTTAtcgcctgtgagaaagacccgatcacatgATGGAGAGCGCAGCACTCAGGAAGAAGTGCAAAACGGCCACTGgccacaaaaggcatggatttgttATAGTGCATTAAgtgcttttttcaaatcatcgcATCATGTAGCCTTCCAATGTATTAAacatctaaacatatagcccaacatttgtagaataactaaagttacattaataactctaaattaaacaTATAGGAATAattatttctttgttaacctctcaaaacagaatagccgcatgtgcgcactccattaaatcgtttggagaaaagatcctttctattttatattcttcatactataatataaaataatgccactgaATTCTCAGCaagtcttgtctgctaaattaactagtgtagcccacggccatatggcatagccaaacctgggcctaacataaggataactcagagtatgctattctgttcttctgaaatagacaactttttcttcatatcatgcttctttagatcTGACTAAAATAAATGatgtatttattgtgaaggtgtaggccatattacatggatttattagactttttaaaatgtagatgtgaggaaaccaggagatgctaaatgtgtttgttaattaacggtcaattaccatgagaccgacagttatttgcttgacaatcaccgactGACAAAAatttgtgaccgccacagccctagtcatgtgtcctccgaaacatgacccgtcaaaccgcgcttcttaacacccgctcacttaacccggacgtcaggcgcaccaatgtgtcggaggaaacccaGTTCAACTGACGacagaggtcagcctgcaggcgcctggtctgccacaaggagtcgctaaagcgtgatgagccaagtaaagccaccCTGGCCAAACTCTCCCCAAACCTGGACAACACTGTGCCAAATGTGTGCCGCACTATAGCACTCCCAGTCatggtatgtaatgacacagcctgggatcgaatccCAGTCTGTAGTGATGTCGCAACACTGCCATGCAGTGCCttcgaccgctgcaccactcgggaagcCCAGTAGGCCTATTTTCTAATACAGACATTGATATATATAGGTTACTTTCATTTTCTAAATCAAGACTGAATAATAAATGCAGgtaaaactgaaataaataatcataTTTCACTTTTCACAGCAGTTCTGTCATTGCTTTAATTATTTCTCTGCTGTCTCATGAGTGTGGGAGTGGCACATCCTATTGAGGGAGTAGATAAGGGACGAGGGACACTGAACAGAGGGGAATAAATTATGAAAAGAACAACAAGAGAAGATCAGGTTCAGTGTACTGTCGCACACACATGCCCTTCCTGTGACCTCTATGGTTCCGGCCACACTGATACGGACAGTAGAGCAGGCAAAACAAACTTGGGGGGAGGGGGTAATGACAAGCTACTGATAAGCCCTTTCAGAGGCCTCACAGAGTGGCCATAGGAACAGGAACGGCCTAACTAGCAGATTGTAACAAGCGAATGTGATGCTCCATTAGCCATTAAAGGATATGCACTGTTTGGCTTAGCACAAAGAATTTTCAACCAAACTTGGCAAAATTATCTTTGTTCTTGATTCGGCCAATCATGTTGTTGTTATCTTCTGTCAATGTCCAGTGATTTGAATTTTAAAAAATGCTCCATTACTAAAATAAATAAACGTTTTGCCTCATGAAGTAATCCAAAAATGTGTCGCCAACATCTTGTCTATTTGGAATCTTCCTCTCATTGATCAAGACAGGTGAGTGTATCATGACATGTGACACTTTGGGGTGATCCACCGGTCTAAATCAAAAACAGAAGGTTTGTAATTGCGGTGGTATAAACGTTTGGATTACTTCATGgagcaaaacatttattttaataacagagcattttctaaattcaCACGAACCACATGCAACTGGACACGGACATTTTAGAAGATACACGTTTGGCCGAATCGAGAACGAAGATCGTATTGGCAAGTTAAGGATGGACGAAAATTCTCTGTGCTAAGCCAAACAGTACCTATCCAACGGAGCATCTCATCAGCCCGTTACAATCTGCTAGCTAGGAACGGCTTAGCCTCTGATCATGACTCTTAGTTCCATTACACATAAGAGTCACCGGACAACGGTACCTTCCGTAGGGGCGAGTTTTGTTAAGCGCCGCGGCGCTCTGTCTGAACATGAATACGCATCGCTTGCGAAACGGATTTGGAAACATAAGGACCGTACCTTTCATATCTGCAATATATAATTTTCATAAAACAAAAGGTTTAATAGATAAATACCTTTATATGGTTAGGCTTCCCACACTGCCATATTTCCATGTTACTgcgcttgtttacggaaaacagaCGGATGACAGATTGATATACCTGTGCTAATTAGAAATTTGCGCCTCCGAACATCTGTGTGTAAACGGAAGACAGACGCCACAAACATGTTGTCACTGAAAATTACCGTTGGCAGCAACTGTTTTAAAACAGTttgtattttgcatttgtgaCATTATTttaatgtgatatgaaagtacagGGATTCATGTTTCTAGAACCGCACAGCAATTGAGAATCCTCAATTACCTGAATGACAAATACACCGACCCTGAAACAGTAGAGCTGCTCACCATGGCTACCTTTCTAGACCCAAGGTTCAAGACCACCTACATGACCACTGAGAAGCTGGTGAAGGAGAGAGCTGCCTCCGAGACAGAAGACCTCCTGGTAGGGAACACAGCCATGGGAGACTTCTTTCTTGAAGAGGA carries:
- the LOC129830883 gene encoding transformer-2 protein homolog alpha-like, coding for MSDLEDGHFDGRDSRSPSKSDRGSPVRVKSESRSGSPSPSRVAKHSESRSRSKSRSHSRRHSNRRYSRSRSPSNRKKSRSYSPEYRKKKSQSASPNRRRPSSRSHDFRKETFSQGAGGGEDARANPDPNQCLGVFGLSLYTTEKDLREVFGRYGPLAGVNVVYDQRTGRSRGFAFVYFERIADSKEAMERANGMELDGRRIRVDFSITKRAHTPTPGIYMGRPTQNGGGGERNNGGSGGGGGRRGRDSYDRYDDRRGGGYDRGYDRGYDRGDRGYDRYDEYDKYSRRRSPSPYYSRYRSRSRSRSYSPRRY
- the LOC129830884 gene encoding coiled-coil domain-containing protein 126-like, with the protein product MLGRNMSQKLSVLLIIMGLVWGFMFLLYTGQQPHHQSSGELHQQILELSRRYVKVLTEENQNAPGGPQGTSMAGYADLKRTIAVLLDDILTRLVKLEGKIELVANTSVTNSSHLAVGALASAPVALHKATKQDTPGNHRLETARIPPHTPNRPRPGV